The stretch of DNA ACGCCTTCGATTTTGCTCGGGTGAGTGAGGCAAAGCCGCATCTGCAGTATTCTCACTAGATTTCCTCTCTGGGATATTTATTTTGACTGGTATATTTATTTGTTGATGTTTAGATTCAACACACGAAAGATGACAGACAAATGAAACTATTACCATTTGTAGAAATTAACACAAGGGTTAAGTGACGTCAGGTAGGAAAGTAAGTCTGTGCTGTCAGCTTTCAGCTTAGTTTTGAGTGTCATGATCATTTTCTTATTCGTCTTGCATGGCTGAAGCTCTCATGAGTACTGCTCTTTCTATTGAGTCAGTCATATTTGACCCCTGACTTCTGAGACATCTGTTAGGGCTTTATTCAATCTGTGAAGCTGAGGCGTTACAGACtccgcaaaatacatttaaaggtaatttccgttTGACCCGACATATACAGCGTTTACAGGGAAGGCAGTCTCCGCTaaagcgggaacattgcctttaaatttccgTCACGCTGTAAAGCTGAATTTCCGTGATACTGATTGAATAGAGACCTTCATTTCTGATTTTGTAGGAAAAGGACCAGAGGAGTTTAGACCTGAACACAGCCAAGTGCATGCTGGGGCTTCTCCTGGGGAAGACGTGGCCACTGTTTCCTGTGTTCAATCAGTTTTTAGAGGTATGGTGTCTAACCTGTGTAACATTCAACTTGATATAGTACATACAACATTTGACACGGGTTTTGTCACTATGTATTGActgcctgtcctgtctgtctgtcattcagCAATCCAAGTATAAGGTTATCAACAAAGACCAGTGGTGCAACGTTCTAGAGTTCAGCAGGACAATCAACCTAGACCTCAGTAACTATGACGAGGATGGAGCCTgtaagtggacacacacacacacactaatacacaatCACTCATTCCCTAAGTGGTACAGGGGATCAGTGCTCTAACGTTAtccttcttttctctcttcttttgTCAGGGCCCGTTTTGTTGGATGAGTTTGTGGAATGGTacaaagaaagagagatgtcATAGCATTAGATACACTGCAACAAAACCACATTATAATACAACGACGATGACAAACGGCTATGAgaaaactaaaaacaaacaatacaaaatggGAGAGGTGCTTGTCAGTGATGACAGGTGGTGCATCCAGGTAATGATAGCGAtatggtttggggggggggggagtttagGTGCAAGCCGCTCTGGCGAGATTAGGATGTAGGTCACCATGGAGACACAAACCCTCTCCAGGTAATGATCCCTACCCATGTTACATTGTGGGTAATCACACGGCGAGCCCCAGTGGCGTTGCGCCCCCTCACTGTGATGTCATATTGCTGCGTGTTAGGATATCGTGTTCTCATGAGTGGCTAAATGGTTTTGTGTGTGCGAGAGATCCACTCTTGAGCCCTTTGCTCCCGTTAGGAGGAATTAAACCAACTAAATCCCTCCATTTTGAACGGTCGGTCTTAGTCTTAAAAACAAGGTCATTTTGACCCGGTCACATTTGAATATTACATATCTGTGCTTTGAACTTGATCTGTGCTTGTCTCTTTAAAACCTACAGAACCCATAATTTCTATCAGTTTTGTCCTGTTTGGTTTGAATTGGAATTCTTGAAGAAGCACACTGTCAAATGGCTGAGTGTTACAGTAGTTGGTCTTTTAGTCATGGTCATTAAAGCTGTTGTTACAGGTGGATGATGACACCTGTACAGTTTACTGTGATGAAGTCATTTGTGCCAGTGCTTTTTGAGCCCCTTTTTTTCCATCCTTAGTCTTACTGTGATACCAGCCTGTGCTAAAGCTTTGTAGCCCCCTGTGAAGGCTTCAGATTACCTCATACCACAACAACTAACCAATCAGCAGTGCTGCTTATTAACTCTTATTACAGTGCAGTGGTCAGTCGTTAGTGGACTGGCCAGCATCCATTGGTTATGTGACCAATCTATGTTTCTAAGCTGTAGGTTTTTAAGAGTTTTCTGTGCCTCTTTAACAATTTATAGAAGTCACTTTActtgctccacacacacacacacagtggtcagGGATACGTTCAGGATTAAATTAGACTGTTTGGCCTAAGTTGCAAGTTAAAATAGAAACGTACCTCTATTTTTTCTTCATATCTGGCATATTGCTTTGGTCTTGTCTTCTGTTATGTCCACTGATCATGTCCAGTTTCATCCATATTACTAAcgagcctctctctccccagtacTGAGAGTGTTATAATTGGAAGACTGTTTAAGGCCTTTGAGGAATAGGTTGTGTAGGGTAGGCAGGCTGTACATTAAGGGGAAATCCAATCCCAGCATGCATGCATTGCCATGTATCATTCAAGAGGTCTCAAAACCATGGACACTGACGGGTTAGATTTAGAACCCGGTGGTGATGCAAAGGTGTTCTTTTTGCCTAGCGTAGGGCTAATGTTCTTGTAACACATGTAAACTTTTGTCTCTAGCTGTGATGTGACGCTCAATTGTCATGAGAGTGAAACTTTGCATGCATGCTCTCCATCAGAGCCATCTGCGAATGGATGAGATTTTTGAATACTTATTTTATTGTTGTTTTTGTACAGGAATTTGTGCAAGTGTTTTTGTGCTTCATTTGATATCCTTGGTCATGTTGTCTTAACGCTTTATGAAAACCATGACTGTGTATATTCAGAGCTGGAACACACATGCAACCTCATTTGGGGAAGAGGAGTTCCATCCTGCATTGCCCAACCACTcccttctaacacacacacacacacacaaagaaccaCACTAGTCTTTCAAACAAATGGACATGAACTGAAATTAACGAAAGTTCGAGAAATTGGAGAAAGGAAACAAGTTTTGTGCAGTGTTGAAGGTGTGGTGTAAGAATGGTATCAGGTCATATGTCAATCATTTATTGGTCAAACCCAGTGGTGTCTGAACTAAAGCATGTACAGTAAATGGTTCAATTTCTGAAGTAATAAGAACACATGATAGCTTCACCTATCAGTTATCCATGATGCTTTGACTGTCAGTAATCAGTGTATTTGTGTATATTAGGTTTTGGTAGGAGATGGAGCTAGTTGCTAAACTGCTCACTAATCATTTGCACAAAGTCTAATTCTGATGGTATTCTACATTGGTATTGCAGGAGGAAGAACAACTTTGTCctgactgtatgtacagtatgtatgtctgTTTTCACTGTAACCTATCTCTACGTATAAATGGGTTTATTAACTTATTGTTGTCTTTCatttttgctttgccattttCCTTTACAGAACGATTGTGAACAATTGTTGTCAAAGGATGTTTCATTCTGCGTTCCTAAATTGCACAGGATCATATTTGGTCCCTCTACTGTAGGCCTAATGTATTTTTGTTCTGACTATTGCATTATCACAGTAATAACTACATGTGCTGTGTGTGCACCTTATTATTCAGGTATCCATAGAACAACAGAGACAAAGGCATCACAAACACAGTATGGGTTACTTTCTTTACAGGGTTATTTATGATGCATACCAatgtggtctcagagcatttcgtatgatatgttatgaatttcaaTTCATACAACATGTTACGCATTTGCAAAACGTACGATATGTtaagaattccaatttgttgtggctaacgttagctaggggtGGCTAATGCTAATGTTAGTTGGATTAGGTTAGAGgggttagctaaaatggttaGGGGAAGAGTTGGCTAACATTTTAAGTAGTGGCTAATTGGCTAAAATGCtcaagttgtccatgatgaggtTCAAACAcataacctttgggttgctaggtGTTCACGTTCTATCCTTACCCATCTacctgaccaaccaccctccgTTTGTACTCCCTGATGAAGGCCATGTAGCTGAAACacgtcagattttaaaaaactttgtttctattgaacatgccatacaaataaaggcattttaattaattatatgaagagtgccttggtcctcctttctttttgatgaccaattcaccccttttaccaaagagcaccttatatctaccaaaatgtactattgtgtcctttagtagcgcttcccttcctcctctttccacCCTCCTTTTGATTTAAGTAACCTATCTTATGTAAACATAcctaacatacactacatgaccaaaagtatgtggacagctgcttgtcgaacatctcattctaaaatcatggacattaatgtggagttggtccccccctttggtgctgtaacagcctccattcttttgggaaggctttccactagatgttgaaacattgctgcagggacttgcttccattcagccacaagaacattagtgaggtcgggcactaatgttgggcgattaggcctgactcggAGTTggggttccaattcatcccaaaggtgttcgatggagttgaggtcagggctctgtgcaggccagtcaagttcttccacaccaatcttgacaaaccatttctgtatggacctcgctttgagcacggggccattgtcatgctgaaacaggaaagggccttccccaaactgttgccacaaagttgaaagcacaacATTTTCTaggttattgtatgctgtagcgttaagatttcccttcactggaacaaaggggcctaggccgaaccatgaaaaacagccacagaccatcattcctcctccaccaaactttacagttggcactatgcattggggcaggtattgttcacctggcatccgccaaacccagattcgtccgtcaaactgtcagatggtgaagcgtgattcatcactccagagaacacattttcactgttccagagtccaatgacggcaagctttacaccactccagccgacgcttggcattgcgcttggtgatcttaggcgtgtgtgcggctgcttggccatggaaacccatttcatgaagctcctgacaaacagtaattgtgctgacgttgcttccagaggcagtttggaactcggtagtgagtgttgcaaccgaggtaCGCGCTTCTTCACTCGGGTCCCGTTCGGTGAAcgtactgacttgttggaaaggtggcattagaatgacggtgccacgttgaaagtcactgagctcttcagtaaggccattttactgccaatgtttgtctatggagattgcatggcggtctGCTCGATTTtattcacctgtcagcaatggatgTGACTGAAATAGCTGAAAACATGGTtccaggggcagtattgagtagcttggatgaaaaggtgcccagagtaaactgcctgctcctcagtcccagttgctaatatatgtatattattattagtattggatagaaaacactcggaagtttctaaaactgtttgaatgatgtctgtgagtataacagaactcatatggcaggcaaaaacccgagaaagaaatccaaccaggaagtgggaaatctgagttttgtaggttttcaactcatcgcctatcgaatacacagtgggatatgggtcagtttgcaattactacggcttccactagatgtcaacagtctttagaaccttgtctgatgctattgtgaagtggggccgaaggagaggggaatgagtaaggtctgccatgagctgaccatgcgcgttcatgtgagagcgagctctgttctatcccatttctgaagacaaaggaattctccggttggaacattattgaagatttatgttaaaaacatcctaaagattgattcaatacatcgtttgacatgtttctactgactgttacgaaactttttgacatttcgtctgcttttagtgaagcgcttcgtgactttggatttgtttatcaaacgcgctaacaaaagtagctatttggacataaattatggacattaccgaacaaaacaaacatttctggtggaagtgggagtcctgggagtacattccgacgaagatcagcaaaggtaagtgaagatttataatgctgttcatgacttttgttgactctacaatttagcgggtaactgtatgacttgcttttgtggctgaatgctgTTCTCCGATGATTGAATAttatgcttttgccgtaaagcttttttgaaatttgacacagcggttgcattaagaacaagtttatctttaattctatgtaaaacatgtatctttcatcaaagtttatgatgagtatttctgttatttgatgtggctctgcaatttctccggatattctGGAGGCACTTCTGAatatggcgccaatgtaaactgtggtttttggatataaatatgaactttatcgaacaaaacatatatgtattgtgtaacataaagccctatgagtgtcatctgatgaagatcatcaaaggttagtgtttcattctatctctatttctgctttttgtgactcctgtctttggctggaaaaatggctgtgttttctgtgatttggtggtgacctaacataatcgtttgtggtgctttcgctgtaaagcctttttgaaatcggacactgtagtgggattaacaagaagtgtatctttaaaatggtgtgaaatacttgtatgcttgaggaattttaattatgagatttctgttgtttgaatttggcgccctgcactttcactggctgttgtcatatcgaccCCGTTAACcggattgcagccctaagaagttttaaggggtgtccacatacttttttatatatagtgtatcatactaatttcagggtcccggatttacgtttactatgttacgtctagtctatgaccAGTCTGTGCATACACATCATGTGGAGAGGCAGTGTCATGAAGATATATTTTGTGGCAAAGAAAAAAGGGGATTTGTGTATCGAGTAAGGTAGGTAAGGATGTGAATCTGGGAAATTCAAAAAGTGTTTAATGCTCCCACCTTTATTATATCATTCAAAGTCATATAAACATCTATTTTCATTACGATAAACATGTCTGGTTTTCCAGCACAAATTACTCATATTTTACAACAATGTAAGAACAGTATAATTCTATAATAAAATATCAAATCCAACTTCTAATCTCTTTGTCATTAGCTGCGTTTTTCTCAATATTAAGTGCAACTTTTCTTAAATCAGCACAAACAAATACAGTTGGTCTTAAGCCTCACTGTGTCTTACAGTGGAGAAGGTCAGGTCAGAACCATCCCTCTCAGAGATCTCACTATGCTGTGTGGCCATAATGGTTTCTGGGGTAACGCTCTGATACTGACGAGCTGTGCCGAATGGTTTAGCAGCCAATAACCCCATATAGTtcttctctccctcatctccctgtGTCTTGGAAGTACGTCCAAATCCATCTATGGCTCTCCACCTCTGTTGTCCCctgctcctccatccag from Salvelinus fontinalis isolate EN_2023a chromosome 5, ASM2944872v1, whole genome shotgun sequence encodes:
- the LOC129855382 gene encoding DCN1-like protein 4 isoform X3; translation: MEKFCEDIGVEPENVVMLVLAWKLDAQSMGYFTLQEWLKGMGSLQCDSTEMLRNSLDYLRSVLNDTTNFKLIYRYAFDFAREKDQRSLDLNTAKCMLGLLLGKTWPLFPVFNQFLEQSKYKVINKDQWCNVLEFSRTINLDLSNYDEDGAWPVLLDEFVEWYKEREMS